A single region of the Fusarium fujikuroi IMI 58289 draft genome, chromosome FFUJ_chr05 genome encodes:
- a CDS encoding related to tetracycline resistance proteins: protein MAASSTATIGSYELTSRAINEPPAAAVREGSGIFDETRRLDSRYGEDYSDGGVESVAAQNAPAEVAESWKHPRQNVFRTGAAFWSLLTSGANDAAYGALIPYLEEYYNLSYIIVSLVFLSPFVGYILAAVLNNTLHRRVGQRGIGITCGICHILAYIIIAVHPPYPVLVLAYCLAGFGNGISDAAWNAWIGNLDKANETLGFLHAFYGVGGVISPLIATNMIAKADLPWYTFYYVMIGLATIEFVTCTWAFWPNGPEIYRQTMDASNEDNQGMKEALFKLPFARVTWLCAAFLLCYVGVEVSVGGWIVQFMIRVRKAENYPAGMTSMGFWLGLAVGRAILGFVTPLLGVKVAVSLYLPAAMALQLIFWLVPSFYVSAVTVALQGFFLGPLFPAVVVATTKMLPKHLHVSTIGFAAAFGGSGAAILPFAVGAIAQAKGVKTLQPIILAFLTALLGLWLCLPRIGKKRD, encoded by the exons CAACGAGCCCCCTGCCGCTGCGGTCCGCGAGGGATCGGGTATTTTTGACGAAACTCGGAGGCTTGACTCTCGCTACGGTGAAGATTACTCAgacggtggtgttgagagtgTCGCGGCACAGAATGCTCCCGCGGAGGTTGCTGAGAGCTGGAAACATCCCCGTCAGAATGTTTTCAGAACCGGAGCGGCCTTTTGGAGTCTTTTGACCTCCGGGGCCAATGATGCTGCATACGGC GCCTTGATCCCATAC CTAGAAGAATATTACAACTTGAGCTACATCATAGTATCTCTTGTTTTCCTCTCACCCTTTGTTGGTTATATCTTAGCAGCAGTCTTGAATAATACCCTGCATCGACGGGTTGGACAGCGAGGAATCGGTATTACTTGCGGAATATGCCATATTCTCGCCTACATCATTATCGCTGTTCACCCTCCGTACCCCGTCTTGGTTCTTGCGTACTGTCTTGCTGGTTTCGGAAACGGAATCAGTGATGCTGCTTGGAATGCTTGGATTGGCAATCTCGATAAGGCCAATGAGACTCTTGGCTTCCTTCATGCCTTTTACGGCGTTGGGGGAGTTATCAGTCCTCTTATCGCAACTAACATGATCGCAAAGGCTGACTTGCCTTGGTATACATTCTACTATGTTATG ATCGGGCTGGCCACTATCGAATTTGTTACTTGCACCTGGGCATTCTGGCCCAATGGTCCAGAAATCTATCGCCAAACCATGGACGCAAGCAACGAGGACAACCAGGGCATGAAGGAAGCCTTGTTCAAGCTTCCTTTCGCTCGTGTCACTTGGCTTTGTGCCGCATTCCTCCTCTGTtacgttggtgttgaggtttcTGTCGGCGGTTGGATCGTCCAGTTCATGATTCGCGTACGAAAGGCTGAGAACTACCCAGCTGGTATGACCTCCATGGGCTTCTGGTTGGGCCTCGCCGTCGGCCGTGCTATCTTGGGGTTTGTAACTCCACTTCTTGGAGTCAAAGTTGCAGTATCTCTGTATTTGCCTGCCGCTATGGCCCTTCAGCTAATCTTCTGGCTGGTTCCGAGCTTTTATGTCTCAGCCGTAACAGTGGCACTCCAGGGTTTCTTTCTCGGTCCATTATTCCCTGCAGTCGTAGTTGCTACTACAAAAATGTTGCCCAAGCACTTACATGTTAGCACTATTGGTTTCGCAGCCGCTTTTGGTGGTAGTGGTGCTGCAATTCTACCCTTTGCCGTGGGTGCTATTGCTCAAGCCAAGGGCGTCAAGACTCTCCAGCCGATTATCCTGGCTTTCTTGACTGCATTGCTGGGACTTTGGCTATGTCTCCCAAGAATTGGCAAGAAGAGGGATTAA